The following are from one region of the Gloeomargarita lithophora Alchichica-D10 genome:
- the rsmH gene encoding 16S rRNA (cytosine(1402)-N(4))-methyltransferase RsmH: MIPDGGHIPVLPQAVRDYLQPQAGEHFLDATVGLGGHSELLLQTPHIDLTAIDRDAQALVLAQQRLRGYAVTWWPGNYGDYPGGEFDGILADLGVSSLHLDRPERGFSFRQAGPLDMRMDQGQARTAAEIINHASEVDLVALFSRYGEAPFARRIARSIVQKRPFSDTVTLAETIRQAVPPAVRYGRIHPATQVFQALRVAVNGELDSLERFLQRAPAWLKPGGRLVVISFHSLEDRLVKWAFRRDERLEILTPKPITPSAQEQAENPRSRSAKLRAARRW; encoded by the coding sequence ATGATACCGGATGGGGGACACATCCCCGTATTACCGCAGGCGGTGCGGGATTATTTGCAACCCCAGGCGGGGGAGCATTTTTTGGATGCCACCGTTGGCTTGGGGGGACACAGTGAATTATTATTACAAACGCCGCATATTGACCTAACAGCGATTGACCGGGATGCCCAGGCGTTGGTTTTGGCGCAACAACGATTGCGGGGGTATGCAGTGACTTGGTGGCCGGGAAATTATGGCGACTATCCGGGGGGGGAATTTGATGGGATTTTGGCGGATTTGGGGGTGAGTTCCCTGCATTTGGATAGGCCGGAGCGGGGGTTTAGTTTTCGCCAGGCTGGGCCGTTGGATATGCGGATGGATCAGGGGCAAGCCCGCACCGCCGCAGAGATTATTAACCACGCCAGCGAGGTGGATTTAGTCGCTCTGTTTAGCCGGTACGGGGAAGCTCCCTTTGCCCGCCGCATTGCCCGTAGTATTGTGCAAAAACGCCCGTTTAGCGATACGGTGACCCTGGCGGAAACCATCCGGCAGGCGGTGCCCCCGGCGGTGCGGTACGGGCGGATTCACCCGGCGACCCAGGTGTTTCAGGCTCTACGGGTGGCGGTAAATGGCGAGTTAGACAGCTTGGAACGGTTTTTGCAACGGGCACCGGCCTGGTTGAAACCGGGGGGGCGGCTGGTGGTCATCAGTTTTCATAGTTTGGAAGACCGGCTGGTAAAATGGGCATTCCGGCGGGACGAGCGGCTGGAAATTTTAACCCCCAAACCCATCACTCCCAGTGCCCAGGAGCAGGCGGAAAATCCCCGTTCCCGGTCGGCAAAATTGCGGGCAGCGCGGCGTTGGTAA
- a CDS encoding photosystem I assembly protein Ycf3, whose product MPRSQRNDNFIDKTFTVMADILLKVLPATPKQKAAFVYYRDGMNAQAEGEYAEALQNYEEALTLEEDIYDRSFILYNIALIHTSNGEHDKALDYYQQALDLNPRMPQALNNVAVIYHYQAEQAKAADDPERAEELFDQASQYWQQAIRLAPNNYIEAQNWLKTTGRATIDILI is encoded by the coding sequence ATGCCTCGTTCCCAACGCAACGACAACTTTATTGACAAGACCTTTACGGTGATGGCGGATATTTTACTCAAAGTCCTGCCCGCCACCCCCAAGCAAAAGGCCGCCTTTGTTTATTACCGGGATGGCATGAACGCCCAGGCGGAGGGGGAATACGCCGAAGCCCTGCAAAACTACGAAGAAGCCCTCACCCTGGAGGAGGACATCTACGACCGGAGCTTTATTTTGTACAACATTGCCCTGATTCACACCAGCAATGGCGAACATGACAAAGCCCTGGATTATTACCAACAAGCCCTGGACTTGAATCCCCGGATGCCCCAGGCGTTGAACAACGTGGCGGTGATTTACCATTACCAGGCGGAGCAGGCCAAGGCCGCTGATGACCCGGAGCGGGCAGAAGAATTATTTGACCAAGCCTCCCAGTACTGGCAACAGGCGATCCGCTTGGCTCCCAACAATTACATCGAAGCCCAAAACTGGCTAAAAACCACCGGGCGAGCCACGATTGATATTTTAATTTAA
- a CDS encoding DUF4335 domain-containing protein gives MSTLVREYRLPHCTVILEGFTTQAGGALAVLIQMDCYLPGLEHPMRGGSELLEHLSRTVSEYVQNFLSHREPMPVHPAGPVALEPLSQHQHRLRVHPELLQEAREPVQLDLTTIQLFDLLEAFDQGMSDPQTLPDWTFDLVPRMPRSLKLSQQTVPAGVGLTTLAAAAVALALLPSPKIEPPPELRETPTATTAETQPTPAASPSPSPTPSPTITPTPTPSPTVALAPTDTSRLLIQVYEEINAVWNERITQDLSFRVGVNAQGKVVNFTPLGTATGEANLLPLEKLKQPGQAVAEFRVVFKESGALEVSPY, from the coding sequence GTGAGTACCCTCGTGCGGGAGTACCGTTTACCCCATTGCACGGTAATTTTGGAAGGGTTTACCACCCAAGCCGGGGGTGCCTTGGCGGTGTTGATCCAGATGGATTGTTATTTGCCGGGGCTGGAACACCCCATGCGGGGGGGCAGTGAACTGCTGGAGCATCTATCCCGGACGGTGAGCGAGTATGTGCAGAATTTCTTGAGCCATCGGGAACCCATGCCGGTGCATCCCGCTGGTCCGGTTGCCCTGGAACCCCTGTCCCAACACCAGCACCGCCTGCGGGTACACCCGGAACTCTTGCAGGAGGCGCGGGAACCGGTGCAGTTGGATTTGACCACCATTCAACTGTTTGACCTCCTCGAAGCCTTTGACCAGGGCATGAGCGACCCCCAAACCCTACCGGATTGGACTTTTGACCTGGTGCCCCGGATGCCCCGGAGCCTGAAGCTTTCCCAACAAACCGTGCCCGCCGGAGTGGGGTTGACCACCTTGGCCGCCGCCGCCGTTGCCCTGGCGTTGCTCCCATCTCCCAAAATCGAACCGCCCCCGGAACTGCGGGAAACCCCCACCGCAACCACTGCTGAGACGCAACCGACCCCAGCGGCCAGTCCCAGTCCTAGTCCCACGCCCAGCCCGACAATTACCCCCACGCCCACCCCTAGCCCCACCGTAGCCTTAGCCCCCACCGATACCAGCCGGTTGCTGATCCAGGTGTATGAGGAAATCAACGCCGTTTGGAATGAACGCATCACCCAGGATTTGAGTTTCCGGGTAGGGGTCAATGCCCAGGGCAAAGTGGTGAATTTCACGCCCTTGGGAACCGCAACGGGTGAAGCTAACTTATTACCCCTGGAAAAATTAAAACAACCAGGCCAGGCGGTGGCGGAATTTCGGGTGGTATTTAAGGAATCTGGGGCACTGGAAGTCAGTCCCTATTGA
- a CDS encoding zinc-binding dehydrogenase: MSMSAVVLTTPGESAGLRCQSVPQPAIQFPHQVLVQIKAASVNPIDTKLRRRGMLLHPGQPAILGCDGSGVVVACGSQVTRFQPGQAVYYCYGGLGGMTGSYAEYIVLPETALAAKPAGLSFVAAAALPLVGITAWEALFERGQVQAGETVLIHAGAGGVGHIALQLATQRGARVFTTVSSLAKGQLAQSLGAAEVLYYRESDFTQAIAYATQGQGVDYALDTVGGETFHQTPAAVRYYGRLVTLLQPPPMGRGWEIARQRNLTVGYTLMLTPQTANLPPEQGRQTQILAQLAAWVAAGHLSVTIAQTYPLAAAASAHRHLEQGGFMGKLVLTMD, translated from the coding sequence ATGTCCATGTCCGCCGTTGTCCTGACCACCCCTGGGGAATCGGCAGGGTTGCGGTGCCAATCGGTTCCCCAACCCGCTATTCAGTTCCCCCACCAGGTTTTGGTGCAAATTAAGGCGGCCAGTGTCAACCCCATTGATACCAAACTGCGGCGGCGGGGGATGCTCCTACACCCAGGACAACCGGCCATTCTAGGCTGTGATGGCAGTGGGGTGGTGGTGGCCTGCGGCTCTCAGGTGACCCGATTTCAACCCGGCCAAGCGGTGTACTACTGCTATGGCGGGTTGGGGGGGATGACCGGCAGTTATGCGGAGTATATTGTCCTGCCGGAGACGGCACTGGCGGCCAAACCCGCAGGGCTGAGTTTTGTGGCAGCGGCGGCGTTACCTTTGGTGGGAATTACCGCCTGGGAAGCCCTGTTTGAGCGGGGTCAGGTGCAAGCTGGGGAAACCGTACTCATACACGCTGGCGCTGGGGGGGTGGGACACATTGCTCTGCAATTGGCGACCCAGCGGGGGGCGAGGGTGTTTACGACCGTGAGTTCCCTGGCGAAGGGGCAGTTGGCGCAAAGTTTGGGAGCCGCTGAAGTCCTGTACTACCGGGAAAGTGATTTTACCCAGGCGATTGCTTATGCCACCCAGGGGCAAGGCGTGGACTACGCCCTGGATACGGTCGGCGGCGAAACCTTTCACCAAACCCCGGCGGCGGTGCGCTACTATGGCCGGTTGGTAACTTTGCTCCAACCCCCACCAATGGGACGGGGCTGGGAAATTGCCCGCCAGCGCAATTTAACCGTGGGTTACACCCTGATGCTCACCCCGCAAACGGCGAATTTACCCCCGGAGCAGGGGCGTCAGACCCAAATTTTGGCACAACTGGCCGCCTGGGTAGCGGCGGGACATTTAAGCGTTACCATCGCCCAGACCTATCCCCTCGCCGCCGCCGCCAGTGCCCATCGCCATCTGGAACAGGGGGGCTTCATGGGCAAATTGGTACTAACAATGGATTAG
- the recF gene encoding DNA replication/repair protein RecF (All proteins in this family for which functions are known are DNA-binding proteins that assist the filamentation of RecA onto DNA for the initiation of recombination or recombinational repair.): protein MYLHQLNLWHFRNYTEQAITFNGNQTILLGDNAQGKSNLLEAILLLATLHSPRSQRDGDLIQFQQETARIQAQVIRQPDPAELSLILRASGRRTPAVNQQTQRRQMDFLGYLRTVFFSCLDLELVRGGPGQRRDWLDQTLVQLEPLYSQLLQDYQRVIRQRNALLRQETVTPAHLTPWNDLLIQTGTRLIRRRFRLLERLVPLAQTWHQRISQALEVLAISYAPCVPVLANENEAIREQFQHQLTAKLPAELAQKTTLVGPHRDEVHFGLNGHPARTYASQGQQRTLVLALKLAELELLETVLGETPVLLLDDVLAELDLKRQQQLLTVISERVQTIITTTDLERFYPPWLQAAQQFQVVQGQLFPR from the coding sequence GTGTACTTACACCAGCTAAATCTCTGGCACTTTCGTAATTACACCGAGCAGGCCATCACCTTCAACGGCAACCAGACCATCCTGTTGGGGGACAACGCCCAGGGGAAATCCAACCTGCTGGAGGCCATTTTATTACTCGCCACCCTCCATTCCCCCCGGTCACAGCGGGATGGGGATTTGATTCAATTTCAGCAGGAAACCGCCCGGATTCAAGCCCAGGTGATACGGCAACCCGACCCGGCGGAATTGAGCTTGATTTTACGGGCTTCCGGGCGACGTACTCCGGCAGTCAACCAGCAAACCCAGCGGCGGCAGATGGATTTTTTGGGGTATCTGCGGACGGTATTTTTTTCGTGCCTAGATTTGGAACTGGTGCGGGGCGGCCCCGGCCAACGCCGGGATTGGTTGGATCAAACCCTAGTGCAACTGGAACCCCTGTACAGCCAACTGCTCCAGGATTACCAACGGGTGATCCGGCAACGCAATGCCCTCCTGCGCCAGGAAACCGTCACTCCAGCCCACCTCACCCCCTGGAATGACCTACTCATCCAAACCGGCACCCGCCTGATTCGCCGCCGTTTTCGCCTGCTGGAACGGCTGGTTCCCCTAGCCCAGACCTGGCACCAGCGGATCAGTCAAGCCCTGGAGGTTTTAGCCATCAGCTACGCCCCCTGCGTCCCCGTATTGGCAAATGAAAACGAGGCCATCCGGGAGCAATTTCAGCACCAACTAACGGCCAAACTACCCGCCGAACTGGCCCAAAAAACCACCCTGGTCGGCCCCCACCGGGACGAGGTGCATTTTGGCCTCAACGGGCATCCCGCCCGCACCTACGCCTCCCAAGGCCAACAGCGTACCCTGGTGCTCGCCCTGAAATTGGCCGAATTAGAGCTTTTGGAAACCGTCCTGGGGGAAACCCCGGTGTTGCTTTTGGACGATGTACTGGCCGAATTGGACTTAAAACGGCAACAGCAATTGCTCACGGTGATTAGTGAGCGGGTACAAACCATCATTACCACCACGGATTTAGAGCGGTTTTATCCCCCTTGGCTCCAGGCGGCACAACAATTTCAGGTGGTACAGGGGCAGTTATTCCCCCGCTAA
- a CDS encoding DUF3038 domain-containing protein produces the protein MMTQSPTTDLEHDAVLALQQLPDPEPPLAQGLCPTVVAGKLDLLLLAIEALDRTGAELMMMVVKELELNGVIPNRVLLWQLRGANPLRRAHNRRLLTLNQARALLLVLVYLAKRLTILIRQLLLAGEQLQQHGVDLSHHPRLDDYCQRFRTHFRKRMNPRRERLQIYRDDERLNLLAIDLLHQLLFCTGTCGAQRIWASLFVGEVL, from the coding sequence ATGATGACCCAATCTCCGACCACTGACCTGGAACATGATGCGGTGTTAGCACTGCAACAACTGCCCGACCCGGAACCCCCCCTCGCCCAGGGGCTGTGTCCTACGGTGGTGGCGGGTAAGTTGGATTTGCTGTTGCTGGCGATTGAAGCCCTAGACCGCACGGGGGCGGAATTGATGATGATGGTGGTCAAGGAATTGGAACTCAATGGGGTGATTCCCAACCGGGTGCTACTCTGGCAACTGCGGGGAGCTAATCCCCTGCGCCGTGCCCACAATCGCCGCTTGTTGACCTTAAATCAAGCCCGCGCCTTACTGCTGGTGCTGGTCTATTTGGCTAAACGGCTGACTATTTTGATCCGGCAACTGCTCCTGGCTGGGGAACAACTGCAACAGCATGGGGTTGACCTTAGTCACCACCCCCGCTTGGATGATTATTGCCAACGGTTTCGCACCCATTTTCGTAAACGCATGAACCCGCGCCGGGAACGCCTGCAAATTTATCGGGATGACGAACGCTTGAACTTGCTGGCGATTGATTTATTACACCAATTGCTCTTTTGCACCGGCACCTGCGGGGCGCAACGGATTTGGGCAAGTTTATTTGTTGGGGAAGTGCTGTGA
- a CDS encoding P-II family nitrogen regulator — MKKIEAIIRPFKLDEVKIALVNAGIVGMTVSEVRGFGRQRGQTERYRGSEYTVEFLQKLKIEIIVEDSQVDLVIDKVVAAARTGEIGDGKIFISPVEGAIRIRTGERDAEAV; from the coding sequence ATGAAAAAGATCGAAGCGATTATCCGGCCTTTTAAGCTCGATGAAGTGAAAATTGCCCTGGTGAATGCGGGCATCGTTGGCATGACCGTATCGGAAGTGCGGGGTTTTGGTCGCCAACGGGGGCAAACCGAACGGTATCGGGGTTCCGAATATACGGTGGAATTTTTACAAAAATTAAAAATAGAAATCATTGTGGAAGATAGCCAAGTGGATTTGGTGATTGATAAAGTGGTGGCCGCCGCCCGCACCGGCGAAATCGGGGACGGCAAAATTTTCATCTCCCCAGTCGAGGGTGCCATCCGTATCCGCACGGGCGAACGGGATGCCGAGGCCGTATGA
- a CDS encoding citrate synthase: MTTLACEYRPGLEGVPVTQSSISFVDGQRGILEYRGIPIEKLAAKSSFLEVAYLLIWGVLPTASELQAFEHEITYHRRVKYRIRDMMKCFPESGHPMDALQASAAALGLFYSRRALDDPAYIRAAVVRLLAKIPTMVAAFQHIRKGNDPVQPRDDQNYAANFLYMLRERVPHSLEARALDVCLTLHAEHTINASTFAAMVTASTLTDPYGVVASAVGTLAGPLHGGANEDVMQMIEQIGAVAQVEPYVEKLLEQKARIPGFGHRVYKVKDPRATILQDLAKELFAEFGADDYYDIAVEIERVVVRHLGHKGIYPNVDFYSGLVYRKLGVPNDLFTPVFAIARVAGWLAHWKEQLNHNRIFRPTQIYIGGHDLAYTDIEERVD; encoded by the coding sequence ATGACCACCTTGGCCTGTGAGTATCGTCCGGGGTTGGAAGGGGTGCCGGTGACCCAGTCCAGCATTAGTTTTGTGGATGGTCAGCGGGGCATTTTGGAGTATCGGGGGATTCCGATTGAAAAATTGGCGGCCAAAAGTAGTTTTTTGGAGGTGGCCTATCTATTGATTTGGGGGGTACTGCCCACGGCCAGTGAATTACAGGCTTTTGAGCATGAAATCACCTACCACCGGCGGGTGAAATATCGGATTCGGGACATGATGAAATGTTTTCCCGAAAGCGGTCATCCGATGGATGCGCTCCAGGCTTCGGCGGCGGCCTTGGGGTTGTTCTATTCCCGCCGGGCGTTGGATGACCCGGCCTACATTCGGGCGGCGGTGGTGCGGCTCTTGGCAAAAATTCCCACGATGGTGGCGGCGTTTCAACACATCCGCAAGGGCAATGACCCGGTGCAACCCCGGGACGACCAGAATTATGCCGCTAATTTTTTGTATATGTTGCGCGAGCGGGTGCCGCATTCCCTGGAAGCCCGGGCGTTGGATGTGTGTTTGACCCTACACGCCGAACATACGATCAATGCCTCGACCTTTGCGGCGATGGTGACGGCTTCCACCCTGACCGACCCCTACGGCGTGGTGGCTTCGGCGGTGGGGACGTTGGCGGGGCCTCTGCACGGGGGGGCGAACGAGGATGTGATGCAGATGATTGAACAGATTGGCGCGGTGGCGCAGGTAGAACCCTATGTTGAGAAGTTATTAGAGCAAAAAGCCCGCATTCCGGGATTTGGGCATCGGGTGTACAAGGTCAAAGACCCACGGGCGACCATTTTGCAGGATTTAGCCAAGGAACTTTTTGCGGAATTTGGTGCCGATGATTACTACGATATTGCGGTGGAGATCGAACGGGTGGTGGTGAGGCATTTGGGGCATAAGGGCATTTACCCAAATGTGGATTTTTATTCCGGTTTGGTCTATCGCAAATTGGGGGTTCCCAATGATTTGTTTACCCCGGTATTTGCCATCGCCCGCGTGGCGGGTTGGCTGGCGCATTGGAAGGAACAATTAAACCACAACCGCATTTTTCGTCCCACCCAAATTTACATTGGCGGGCATGATTTAGCCTATACCGATATTGAAGAACGGGTGGATTGA
- a CDS encoding serine/threonine-protein kinase yields MLGQLLDNRYQVHQLLGSGGFSRTYLAQDTRRPGQPVCVVKQLVHRASDPEQLAFVRRLFRQEGEILERLGEQDQIPRLLAYFEQKEEFFLVQEYIEGLSLEQELTLPPVWNETQVLNFLKDVLTTLTFVHAQNVIHRDIKPSNLIRRHSDQKIVLLDFGAVKRIHSGDTPADGQSTLGLGTTGYAPLEQVEGRPRPGSDIYALGVMAIQGLIGVNPLQIPEDDQGELLWQVPNLHPTLTAVLRRMTRRYYWDRYDRTAAVLQDLATVEKHLYEPPETLLLPKVGNLSRQGDIVLVDDQPERLRWLSLTLVEQGFNVRSTADGTLALEMAQTQTPDLLLVEAALPGMDGYEFCQRCQSQSALQAVPVMILSDQTAPWAAVKAFSVGAVDYLPRPFKVLELIARMETRLHQGRLCREVTFLQQQLQQTQARLQMEIQCRQDLEQKLHEHPQPN; encoded by the coding sequence ATGCTTGGTCAACTTTTGGATAACCGCTACCAGGTGCATCAACTCCTGGGCAGTGGGGGGTTTAGCCGCACTTATCTCGCCCAGGATACTCGCCGTCCGGGTCAGCCGGTTTGTGTGGTGAAACAACTGGTACACCGGGCCAGCGACCCGGAGCAGTTGGCTTTTGTCCGCCGCCTGTTTCGCCAGGAGGGGGAGATTTTGGAACGCTTGGGGGAACAGGACCAAATCCCCCGCTTATTAGCCTATTTTGAGCAGAAGGAAGAATTTTTTCTGGTACAGGAGTACATCGAGGGTCTTTCCCTGGAGCAGGAATTGACCCTGCCGCCGGTGTGGAATGAAACCCAGGTGTTGAACTTCCTCAAGGATGTGCTCACCACCCTCACCTTTGTCCACGCCCAGAATGTGATCCATCGGGACATCAAACCCAGCAACCTGATCCGCCGCCACAGTGACCAAAAAATCGTCCTGCTGGACTTTGGTGCCGTTAAGCGCATTCACAGCGGGGACACCCCCGCCGATGGCCAGAGTACCCTGGGGCTGGGCACCACCGGCTATGCCCCCCTGGAGCAGGTGGAAGGCCGCCCCCGCCCCGGCAGTGACATTTACGCCCTGGGGGTAATGGCGATTCAAGGCTTGATCGGGGTGAATCCCCTGCAAATCCCAGAGGACGACCAGGGAGAATTGCTCTGGCAAGTACCCAATTTGCACCCGACCCTAACCGCCGTGTTGCGCCGCATGACCCGTCGCTACTACTGGGACCGCTACGACCGCACTGCCGCCGTTTTACAGGATTTGGCTACGGTGGAAAAACACCTCTACGAACCCCCGGAAACCCTTTTGTTACCCAAGGTCGGGAACCTCTCCCGCCAGGGGGACATTGTACTGGTGGATGACCAACCGGAACGTTTGCGCTGGCTAAGTTTGACCCTCGTAGAACAGGGGTTTAATGTGCGATCAACGGCGGATGGCACCCTCGCTTTGGAAATGGCTCAAACCCAGACCCCGGATTTATTGCTGGTGGAAGCCGCCCTGCCGGGGATGGATGGGTATGAATTTTGCCAACGGTGCCAAAGCCAGTCCGCCCTGCAAGCCGTTCCCGTGATGATTCTTAGCGACCAGACGGCACCCTGGGCGGCGGTGAAAGCCTTTAGTGTGGGAGCGGTGGACTACCTGCCCCGCCCGTTTAAGGTGTTGGAACTGATTGCCCGGATGGAAACCCGCCTCCACCAGGGTCGTCTGTGCCGAGAAGTGACATTCCTCCAGCAACAACTCCAGCAAACCCAAGCCCGTTTACAAATGGAAATTCAATGCCGCCAGGATTTAGAACAAAAATTACACGAACACCCACAACCAAATTGA
- a CDS encoding glycosyltransferase yields MQRIAMAAEQVWEQPEFYDPTPQDFNAYGGGRRRKAVLVLSLLWGGTLALHWVSWGTWVVWALTTVVGWRVLRLLWGKTLPEAAPSLAGETSLPSVTLLVAAKNEEVVIERLVRSLCQLDYPCYEVWVIDDASTDATGQILAELSPHYPQLRVRHRVAGAGGGKSGALNEGLRLSQGEIVGVFDADAQVSPDLLHWIVPLFQQAQVGAVQVRKAIAPGPANWWLQGQRVEMILDAFLQQQRRRWGGIAELRGNGQFVRRTALNRVGGWNEATLTDDLDLTFRLQLDTWDIEFLFAASVMEEGVTNFRALWHQRNRWAEGGYQRYLDYWRPWLFWPWGGWKRFDTGVTCVSQYLLPAASIPDSLLAIWGKHPPLLWPLTSVMLLLFCGSTWRGLSRLEARSPWQLLGESLRAMLYMTHWLPVMAAMMVRVALRPKRLKWVKTVHVNPGE; encoded by the coding sequence GTGCAAAGAATCGCTATGGCCGCCGAACAGGTTTGGGAACAACCGGAATTTTACGACCCCACCCCCCAGGATTTTAACGCCTATGGCGGGGGTCGCCGTCGCAAAGCGGTGCTGGTGTTGTCCCTGCTCTGGGGGGGGACGCTTGCCCTACATTGGGTTTCCTGGGGCACCTGGGTGGTGTGGGCGTTGACCACCGTGGTGGGTTGGCGGGTACTGCGTTTGCTGTGGGGAAAAACCCTCCCGGAGGCGGCTCCCAGCTTGGCGGGGGAAACGTCGCTCCCGTCGGTGACCCTGTTGGTGGCGGCCAAAAATGAAGAAGTGGTGATTGAGCGGCTGGTGCGTTCGTTGTGCCAATTGGATTACCCCTGCTATGAGGTATGGGTGATTGACGATGCCAGTACGGATGCTACGGGGCAAATTTTGGCAGAACTTAGTCCCCATTACCCCCAACTGCGGGTACGGCACCGGGTCGCCGGGGCAGGCGGGGGCAAATCCGGTGCCCTGAATGAGGGTTTGCGCCTCAGCCAAGGGGAAATTGTCGGGGTGTTTGATGCGGATGCCCAGGTGTCCCCGGATTTGTTGCACTGGATTGTGCCCTTGTTTCAACAAGCCCAGGTGGGGGCGGTGCAGGTACGCAAGGCGATTGCGCCGGGGCCAGCCAACTGGTGGCTCCAGGGACAACGGGTGGAAATGATCCTGGATGCCTTTTTGCAACAACAACGCCGCCGCTGGGGGGGCATTGCCGAACTGCGGGGGAATGGGCAATTTGTCCGGCGCACTGCCCTGAACCGGGTGGGCGGCTGGAATGAAGCCACCCTGACCGACGATTTAGATTTAACCTTTCGGTTGCAACTGGACACCTGGGATATTGAATTTCTGTTTGCCGCCAGCGTCATGGAAGAGGGCGTGACCAATTTCCGTGCCCTGTGGCACCAGCGCAACCGTTGGGCGGAAGGCGGCTATCAACGCTATTTGGACTACTGGCGACCCTGGCTCTTCTGGCCCTGGGGCGGCTGGAAACGCTTTGATACGGGGGTAACCTGTGTCAGTCAATACCTGCTCCCGGCGGCCAGTATCCCCGATAGTTTGCTGGCGATCTGGGGCAAACATCCCCCCCTGCTCTGGCCTTTAACCAGTGTCATGCTGTTGTTATTCTGCGGTTCCACCTGGCGGGGGTTGTCCCGGCTGGAGGCTCGTTCCCCCTGGCAACTGCTGGGGGAATCCCTGCGGGCGATGCTGTACATGACCCACTGGTTGCCGGTGATGGCGGCCATGATGGTGCGGGTCGCCCTGCGGCCAAAACGGTTAAAATGGGTAAAAACCGTTCACGTCAACCCTGGGGAATAG